One Paraburkholderia agricolaris DNA segment encodes these proteins:
- the selB gene encoding selenocysteine-specific translation elongation factor, with the protein MIVGTAGHIDHGKTSLVRALSGVDTDRLKEEKARGISIELGYAYVPLDNGDVLGLIDVPGHEKLVHTMTAGASGIDFALLVIAADDGVMPQTREHLAIVELLGIKRGAVALTKIDRVDAVRLKEVHDEVTAFLSGSVLQDAPVFETNALHNDDPGVAALKAHLHAAAAEWRMKRDDGLFRLAVDRVFTLTGQGTIVTGTVASGRVTVGDTMLLAPKNQPVRVRSIHAQNRPAGSGRAGERCALNLAGIEKSAIDRGDWIVDPRLSQASERIDVMLTLLADAPLTLEHWAPLHVHLGTQHQVAHVALLDGETLGAGQSARAQLVFERPVCALPGDRFVVRNAQADRTVGGGHVLDPFAPSRKRRSAERLAWLDAIQAMLDTGELDSLLAKAPFGLSRSLLERLTGMPVAVLALPSDTRVVELAGHDALLIADASWRALNARLTTMLKQYHERSPDELGPDGSRLRRMAAPLVDDALWRALVDEAAARGEIVRRGPWLHLPDHAVTLDEADRALAVTLLRALKEGRFDPPWVRDLANAHGVPEDRVRQLLRKLARQGELFQIVRDLFYHHEVIRELASIASSEAQKNAGTVAAAPFRDVTGLGRKRAIQLLEFFDRVGYTRFHRGLHLMRTDTRWLDLP; encoded by the coding sequence ATGATCGTAGGTACGGCCGGTCATATCGACCACGGCAAAACGAGCCTGGTGAGAGCGCTGTCGGGCGTCGACACGGATCGTCTCAAGGAAGAAAAGGCACGCGGCATTTCGATCGAACTGGGCTATGCATACGTGCCGCTCGACAACGGCGACGTGCTCGGTCTGATCGACGTGCCGGGCCACGAAAAGCTAGTCCATACGATGACCGCGGGCGCAAGCGGGATCGATTTCGCCTTGCTCGTGATCGCTGCCGACGACGGCGTGATGCCGCAAACGCGGGAACATCTGGCGATTGTGGAACTGCTCGGCATCAAGCGCGGTGCGGTAGCGCTGACCAAGATAGATCGCGTTGACGCTGTGCGGCTGAAGGAAGTCCATGACGAGGTCACAGCGTTCCTGAGCGGCAGCGTGCTGCAGGATGCGCCGGTGTTTGAGACTAACGCCCTGCATAACGATGACCCTGGCGTAGCCGCGTTGAAGGCGCATCTGCACGCAGCGGCAGCGGAGTGGCGCATGAAGCGCGACGACGGCCTGTTCCGTCTCGCGGTCGACCGGGTCTTTACGCTCACGGGCCAGGGCACGATCGTGACAGGGACGGTGGCGTCGGGACGTGTGACGGTGGGCGACACGATGCTGCTCGCGCCGAAGAATCAACCTGTACGCGTGCGCAGCATCCATGCGCAGAATCGTCCGGCCGGGAGCGGGCGGGCAGGCGAGCGCTGCGCGTTGAACCTTGCGGGTATCGAGAAGAGCGCAATCGACCGCGGTGACTGGATTGTCGATCCGCGTCTGTCGCAAGCCTCGGAACGTATCGACGTCATGCTCACGTTGCTTGCCGATGCTCCGTTGACGCTGGAGCATTGGGCGCCGTTGCACGTTCATCTGGGTACGCAGCATCAGGTGGCGCACGTCGCGTTGCTCGACGGCGAGACACTTGGCGCGGGTCAGTCGGCACGCGCGCAACTCGTCTTTGAGCGGCCGGTGTGCGCGCTGCCGGGCGACCGCTTTGTGGTGCGCAATGCGCAGGCTGATCGCACGGTTGGCGGCGGTCATGTGCTTGATCCGTTTGCGCCTTCTCGCAAGCGTCGCTCGGCTGAACGACTGGCGTGGCTCGATGCGATCCAGGCCATGCTCGATACCGGCGAACTGGATTCGCTTCTGGCAAAGGCTCCGTTCGGCTTGTCCCGTTCACTGCTGGAACGGTTGACCGGCATGCCGGTGGCCGTGCTTGCGTTGCCGTCTGATACGCGGGTTGTGGAGCTTGCGGGCCATGACGCGTTGTTGATTGCCGATGCGTCGTGGCGGGCGTTGAATGCGCGGCTGACGACGATGCTAAAGCAGTACCACGAGCGTTCACCGGACGAACTCGGCCCGGATGGTTCGCGCTTGCGGCGGATGGCTGCGCCTCTCGTCGACGACGCGTTATGGCGTGCGCTGGTCGACGAAGCGGCGGCACGCGGTGAGATTGTCAGACGCGGGCCGTGGTTGCATCTGCCGGACCACGCTGTGACGCTCGACGAAGCCGATCGTGCGCTCGCGGTGACGTTACTGCGGGCGCTGAAAGAAGGACGTTTCGATCCACCCTGGGTGCGTGATCTGGCAAACGCACATGGCGTGCCCGAAGATCGCGTGCGGCAGTTGCTGCGCAAACTCGCGCGGCAAGGCGAGCTTTTTCAGATCGTGCGTGACCTGTTTTATCACCATGAGGTGATTCGCGAATTGGCCTCGATTGCAAGTTCCGAAGCGCAAAAGAATGCGGGTACGGTAGCGGCGGCGCCGTTTCGTGATGTCACCGGTCTTGGTCGAAAACGCGCGATTCAGCTTTTGGAATTCTTCGATCGTGTTGGGTATACTCGTTTCCACCGTGGCCTACATTTGATGCGTACGGATACGCGGTGGCTCGATCTGCCTTGA
- a CDS encoding tyrosine-type recombinase/integrase: MAGRQLHRLTALRVAKEVTPGHYADGGGLYMQIADSGARSWVFRFRLGGRVREMGLGPLSRVSLGEARKLAAGYRDMVRDLIDPILARREQQRRQLLDISSDTNVTFHEAAEAFIRVQEPQWRNRKHVQQWGNTLRTYAYPVIGEVRVRDIDTAMIVRILQPIWTKKAETARRVRGRIKAILDAETVLGHRTGSNPARYVDHLQLVLPRSRKRSQVRHHPALPWEDIPGFVRELEQRPRRAARILHLLILTATRTNEVRFARPEEFDLDNRVWSIPGDRTKSGRPLRVPLCQRALEIVRSALPKAKYGYLFPGCREGHPLSNMAMLILLRRMSRHGITVHGFRSTFRDWVAECTEYPDSLAEEALAHIITSQTVVAYRRRDQLERRRVMMEDWGVYCASQQMHTASVISAVPQPFAA; encoded by the coding sequence ATGGCAGGACGACAGTTGCATCGGTTGACCGCGTTGCGGGTCGCGAAGGAGGTGACTCCGGGTCATTATGCTGACGGCGGTGGCCTCTATATGCAGATCGCTGACAGCGGTGCGCGTTCATGGGTGTTTCGGTTCAGGCTTGGTGGGCGCGTGCGGGAGATGGGTCTCGGACCGCTTTCGCGCGTCTCGCTTGGCGAGGCGCGGAAACTGGCCGCCGGATACCGTGACATGGTCAGAGACCTGATTGATCCCATCCTTGCGCGGCGTGAGCAGCAGCGTAGACAGTTGCTTGATATCTCTTCGGATACCAACGTAACTTTCCATGAGGCAGCCGAAGCGTTTATCCGCGTACAGGAACCTCAGTGGCGCAATCGTAAGCATGTCCAGCAGTGGGGCAACACGCTCAGGACGTACGCGTATCCGGTGATCGGCGAAGTCCGGGTGCGCGACATCGATACTGCGATGATCGTGCGGATTCTCCAGCCGATCTGGACGAAAAAGGCGGAGACCGCGCGCCGCGTGCGCGGCCGTATCAAGGCCATCCTCGACGCCGAGACTGTGCTGGGCCATCGCACCGGCAGCAACCCGGCACGGTACGTTGATCATTTGCAACTCGTCTTACCGCGGTCGAGGAAGCGGTCACAAGTGAGACATCATCCGGCGTTGCCTTGGGAAGATATCCCGGGTTTCGTGCGCGAACTGGAGCAACGTCCCCGGCGCGCAGCACGGATCCTCCACCTGCTTATCCTCACGGCAACCCGCACGAACGAGGTGCGCTTTGCGCGACCAGAGGAATTCGACTTGGACAACCGTGTGTGGTCAATTCCCGGCGACCGCACGAAAAGTGGTCGGCCGCTTCGCGTGCCGCTTTGTCAGCGAGCCCTCGAAATCGTGCGTAGTGCGCTTCCCAAGGCGAAATACGGGTACCTGTTTCCCGGCTGCAGGGAAGGGCACCCATTGTCGAACATGGCGATGCTGATTCTGCTGAGACGTATGTCGCGGCACGGGATCACCGTGCATGGTTTCCGGTCAACGTTCCGAGACTGGGTAGCCGAATGCACAGAATATCCGGATTCGCTAGCGGAAGAAGCGCTGGCCCACATCATCACTTCGCAGACGGTAGTGGCCTACCGGCGTCGCGACCAGTTGGAGCGACGGCGCGTGATGATGGAAGACTGGGGTGTGTACTGTGCCAGTCAGCAAATGCATACGGCGTCAGTGATATCGGCCGTGCCGCAGCCGTTTGCCGCGTAA
- the selA gene encoding L-seryl-tRNA(Sec) selenium transferase, whose product MSDVTGSELRALMARVPSVEKVLASAEFAALLTEFGRTQVLNALRHALDTWRASAQSGDAPVSALDVVQLRGSVEAALRRRNAARLRSVFNLTGTVLHTNLGRALLPDEAVQAVMKALTQPANLEFDLGTGKRGDRDDLIDELICELTGAEAATVVNNNAAAVLLTLSALASKKEVIVSRGELVEIGGAFRIPDIMNRAGAKLREVGTTNRTHLKDYDEAIGPQTALLMKVHASNYAISGFTKEVGVDAIAPLAHARGIAVAVDLGSGTLVDLTQWGLPRETTVRETIEAGADLVTFSGDKLLGGPQAGLIVGRRDLIARIKKHPLKRALRVGKLTLAALEPVLQMYRAPEKLTERLTTLRLLTRPSDDIRLAAQRVQPELQRAVGERYAVVAEPMFSQIGSGALPVDVLPSYGLVVRTADGKRGGRQLLALEKRLREMARPIIGRIADDALRLDLRCLEAADEAQLIEQLKGVHA is encoded by the coding sequence GTGAGCGATGTAACCGGCTCTGAATTGCGCGCGCTGATGGCGCGTGTGCCTTCGGTGGAAAAGGTGCTGGCGTCGGCGGAGTTTGCGGCTTTGCTGACTGAGTTCGGCCGCACGCAGGTGTTGAATGCCTTGCGTCACGCGCTCGACACCTGGCGCGCCAGTGCGCAGTCTGGCGATGCGCCGGTGAGCGCGCTCGATGTCGTGCAACTGCGGGGTTCGGTCGAGGCCGCGCTGCGCCGGCGTAACGCGGCTCGCTTGCGCAGTGTCTTCAATCTGACCGGCACCGTGCTGCATACCAATCTTGGCCGCGCTTTGCTGCCGGACGAGGCGGTACAAGCCGTCATGAAGGCGCTCACACAGCCGGCCAATCTCGAGTTCGATCTTGGCACGGGCAAGCGCGGTGATCGCGACGACCTGATCGACGAACTCATTTGCGAACTGACCGGCGCCGAAGCCGCGACCGTGGTCAATAACAACGCCGCCGCCGTATTGCTTACGTTGTCCGCATTGGCGTCGAAGAAGGAAGTGATCGTGTCGCGTGGCGAGCTGGTTGAGATCGGCGGCGCGTTTCGCATTCCCGACATCATGAACCGCGCGGGCGCGAAGCTGCGCGAAGTCGGCACCACCAATCGCACGCATCTAAAGGACTACGACGAAGCCATTGGACCGCAAACGGCGCTGCTGATGAAAGTCCACGCGAGCAACTATGCGATCAGTGGCTTCACCAAGGAGGTTGGCGTCGATGCCATCGCGCCGCTCGCCCACGCGCGCGGTATCGCCGTTGCCGTTGACCTCGGCAGCGGCACGCTGGTTGATCTGACGCAATGGGGCTTGCCACGCGAGACGACGGTGCGCGAAACCATCGAAGCCGGCGCCGATCTTGTTACGTTCAGCGGTGACAAGTTGCTGGGCGGCCCGCAGGCCGGATTGATCGTCGGCCGGCGCGATCTGATCGCCAGGATCAAGAAGCATCCCCTCAAGCGCGCGCTGCGAGTCGGCAAGCTGACGCTCGCAGCACTGGAACCCGTGCTGCAGATGTACCGCGCGCCGGAGAAGCTCACGGAACGGCTGACCACGCTGCGTTTGCTCACGCGGCCGAGCGACGATATCCGGCTCGCCGCGCAGCGGGTACAACCCGAGTTGCAGCGCGCGGTTGGCGAACGCTACGCGGTAGTGGCCGAGCCAATGTTCAGCCAGATCGGCAGCGGCGCGTTGCCGGTCGACGTGCTGCCGAGCTACGGACTCGTCGTCAGGACGGCCGATGGCAAGCGCGGCGGCCGTCAATTGCTGGCGCTCGAGAAGCGCTTGCGCGAGATGGCGCGCCCGATCATCGGCCGTATCGCGGACGACGCTTTGCGTCTCGATCTGCGCTGTCTTGAAGCCGCCGATGAAGCGCAGTTGATCGAGCAACTGAAGGGCGTGCACGCATGA
- a CDS encoding MFS transporter yields MNRLVAQGALAERTQIKPSILMMFGVILLSYAVNAMDRMVFPLLASDIRQAHGFSVAGTGLIATIFTLGMALAGWPTGILLSRYSRKTVLQIGALIFSAGTVSIALAHGFLDMLVYRTATGVGEVMQQMAIATIATTYFVRARALAVSITQVAFGLGNFSGPLLAAAAVSLYGGWQGAFFVFGAAGFAMMALIAIFVRPHFTEVKAEITSSLRIVGGADRLWNRNTVVLSIIALLTGLILYGYLGLYSTFLREHLRFAPKEVAVIMCMFGLGGLLAPIGGWLGDRLPQRNLLAMGYIGLSIFGYLLFNQVHTVAAHCVLSLCWGFTHSGVVYVNLWGAQIKAVKASLNARATGLFITCLYTTSAFGGYLMGFLVTKASWGMAAILQLSSLAALCAVLCLFIRSELMSRPQHD; encoded by the coding sequence ATGAATAGATTGGTAGCTCAAGGAGCATTGGCCGAGAGAACTCAGATCAAGCCCTCAATCTTAATGATGTTCGGTGTGATCCTTCTGTCCTATGCAGTAAATGCCATGGATCGAATGGTTTTCCCGCTTCTCGCGTCGGACATTAGACAGGCGCACGGCTTCAGCGTCGCAGGCACCGGGCTTATAGCCACCATCTTTACCTTGGGCATGGCCTTGGCGGGCTGGCCAACCGGAATCCTGCTTTCCCGCTACTCGCGAAAGACGGTACTTCAGATCGGGGCGCTGATCTTCTCGGCCGGTACCGTGTCGATTGCGCTCGCACACGGATTTCTTGACATGCTCGTCTACCGCACGGCCACCGGCGTCGGCGAAGTCATGCAACAGATGGCCATAGCAACGATTGCAACGACGTACTTTGTGAGGGCGAGAGCACTCGCTGTCTCTATCACGCAAGTGGCCTTCGGACTCGGAAACTTCTCAGGGCCTCTGCTTGCCGCTGCAGCTGTATCGCTCTACGGGGGATGGCAGGGAGCGTTCTTTGTCTTTGGAGCCGCCGGTTTCGCGATGATGGCATTGATCGCAATTTTCGTCCGGCCCCACTTTACGGAGGTGAAGGCAGAGATAACTTCGTCCTTACGAATTGTCGGCGGAGCGGATCGACTATGGAATCGAAATACAGTCGTCTTGTCGATCATCGCCCTCCTGACCGGCCTGATTCTTTACGGCTACCTAGGCCTTTACTCGACGTTTCTTCGCGAGCACCTGCGTTTCGCGCCTAAAGAAGTCGCGGTGATCATGTGCATGTTTGGGCTTGGTGGCCTGCTCGCTCCGATCGGTGGCTGGCTCGGTGATCGATTGCCCCAACGTAACCTGTTGGCTATGGGATACATCGGTCTTTCGATCTTCGGCTATCTACTGTTCAACCAGGTCCACACGGTTGCTGCGCACTGCGTCCTCTCGCTCTGCTGGGGCTTTACCCACAGCGGCGTTGTCTACGTGAACCTCTGGGGAGCGCAGATAAAGGCCGTAAAGGCCTCGCTGAATGCGCGCGCGACGGGCCTGTTCATAACTTGTCTCTATACCACCTCCGCCTTCGGAGGCTATCTCATGGGATTTCTCGTGACCAAGGCAAGTTGGGGCATGGCGGCAATTTTGCAGCTCTCCTCTCTTGCGGCGTTATGCGCGGTGCTATGTCTTTTCATTCGTTCAGAACTCATGTCGAGGCCTCAGCATGACTAG
- a CDS encoding formate dehydrogenase subunit gamma, which yields MKHADNHRHVVLKDARGNSLIERYTPNERTNHWITAITFVLLALSGLAMFHPAMSWLYAIFGGGQWTRILHPFVGCVMFLSFLILALRFWHHNLLDRADIQWMRQIDDVLNNREDKLPAIGKYNAGQKLLFFTMVVCLLLLLASGIVIWRRYFSFYFPIEIVRLAALVHAAAAFVLIVGIVVHIYAALWVKGSIGAMTRGTVTYGWARKHHRNWFKEIVDK from the coding sequence ATGAAGCACGCTGACAACCATCGGCACGTTGTGCTGAAAGACGCGAGGGGCAACAGTCTGATCGAGCGCTACACGCCGAACGAGCGGACGAATCACTGGATCACGGCGATCACGTTCGTGCTGCTGGCGCTGTCCGGACTCGCCATGTTCCATCCGGCGATGTCGTGGCTGTACGCAATCTTCGGCGGGGGGCAATGGACGCGGATTCTGCATCCGTTTGTTGGCTGCGTGATGTTCCTGTCGTTTCTGATTCTTGCGTTGCGCTTCTGGCATCACAACCTTCTCGACCGCGCCGACATTCAGTGGATGAGGCAGATCGACGACGTACTGAACAATCGCGAGGACAAGCTCCCCGCGATTGGGAAGTACAACGCCGGTCAAAAGCTGCTATTTTTCACTATGGTAGTTTGCCTGCTCCTGTTGCTGGCGAGCGGCATCGTGATCTGGCGGCGCTATTTCTCGTTCTACTTCCCGATCGAGATTGTCCGCCTCGCGGCATTGGTTCATGCCGCGGCAGCGTTCGTGCTGATTGTCGGTATCGTCGTGCATATTTACGCGGCCTTGTGGGTCAAGGGTTCGATCGGTGCGATGACACGCGGTACCGTGACCTACGGGTGGGCGAGAAAGCATCATCGGAACTGGTTCAAGGAAATAGTCGACAAGTAG
- the fdhE gene encoding formate dehydrogenase accessory protein FdhE, producing MVQRILEAGDIESLDHTAIPRIRTPERLAVFSARAARLRQLAALSNPIAGYLRLMAVLADAQQAVIAGFKAQPPGAELIASAQQHSMPLIPALSGVRDPAWHDVLLQLVDKVQAAGPLTPPLEALFARLRTLGQAALEAQADAIFAQRFDEVDPACAPFIMAALQVVWTDLAADVDRRDVPYLETPGLCPVCGSHPVASLVRVGGAYDNYRYLQCGLCATEWHMVRAKCSNCDSTKGIAYHAVGSQGADEAAREADSRNAALKAESCDECHTYRKIGTQSKDYDFEPFADDLASLTLDLLMGAEGYRRASPHPWLWPEQGSTAAESSGASD from the coding sequence TTGGTTCAACGCATTCTTGAAGCCGGCGACATCGAGTCGCTCGATCACACGGCGATTCCCCGCATCCGTACGCCGGAACGGCTGGCGGTCTTTTCGGCACGTGCCGCGCGGCTGCGTCAACTGGCGGCGCTCAGCAATCCGATTGCCGGTTATTTGCGCCTGATGGCCGTGCTGGCGGACGCGCAGCAAGCCGTGATCGCCGGCTTCAAGGCTCAGCCGCCGGGCGCAGAGCTGATCGCGAGCGCGCAACAGCATTCCATGCCACTGATTCCGGCGCTCTCCGGTGTGCGCGATCCGGCGTGGCACGATGTTTTGCTGCAACTGGTCGACAAGGTGCAAGCCGCCGGCCCGCTCACGCCGCCGCTCGAAGCGCTCTTCGCCAGACTGCGGACACTCGGTCAAGCCGCGCTCGAAGCGCAGGCCGACGCGATCTTCGCGCAGCGTTTCGACGAAGTCGATCCGGCCTGCGCGCCCTTCATCATGGCTGCGCTGCAAGTAGTCTGGACCGATCTTGCCGCCGACGTCGACAGACGCGACGTGCCGTACCTCGAGACACCCGGCCTGTGTCCGGTATGCGGATCGCATCCGGTAGCGAGCCTGGTGCGCGTGGGCGGCGCGTATGACAATTACCGTTACCTGCAATGCGGTTTGTGTGCCACGGAGTGGCATATGGTCCGTGCGAAATGTTCGAACTGCGATTCGACCAAAGGCATTGCCTATCACGCTGTCGGCTCACAGGGCGCGGACGAAGCCGCCCGGGAAGCCGATTCCAGGAATGCTGCCTTGAAGGCGGAGTCGTGTGACGAATGCCATACTTACCGGAAGATCGGCACTCAGTCGAAGGATTACGATTTCGAGCCGTTCGCGGACGATCTCGCCAGTCTCACGCTGGATCTGCTGATGGGCGCGGAAGGTTATCGGCGTGCGTCGCCGCATCCGTGGCTGTGGCCGGAGCAGGGTAGCACCGCCGCTGAGTCTTCCGGCGCATCGGACTGA
- a CDS encoding LysR family transcriptional regulator — translation MHLHSRALWNFEEIRRAGSIRAAARRLHLSSSALNRQLLELEAEFGRPLFERLSGGLKVTPEGEVLSRHVITMIQDAQRMEGELGSLRSVSQGSVEIATVESLTSDFMPYVLQQMRLQYPAVELTVRTATSSRAAAMVAEGIADLAICFLRHRTQDLKQLVVGRFDLGIAAVSGHPLSNRKAVSFEECLAYPMILPTEELSIFEEIAPLLSVSPDSLKVALRTGSLELIRRLAVQGQGIALVNSFGIERELQDGKLVHVPLTNAATNLGIYTRAQRVLPHAVEVFLNFASAELRRRAEGGLRRA, via the coding sequence ATGCACCTACACTCGCGCGCGCTCTGGAATTTCGAGGAAATTCGTCGTGCTGGATCCATTCGCGCGGCTGCCCGCCGCCTCCACCTCTCGTCATCGGCCCTGAATCGACAGTTGCTCGAACTGGAGGCCGAGTTCGGACGGCCGCTTTTTGAACGTCTATCTGGCGGTTTAAAGGTAACCCCTGAAGGGGAGGTCCTTTCCCGACACGTGATAACGATGATCCAGGATGCCCAACGTATGGAGGGGGAACTGGGTTCGCTTCGCAGCGTGAGCCAAGGATCGGTTGAGATCGCAACAGTGGAGTCTTTGACTTCCGACTTCATGCCGTACGTTCTGCAGCAAATGAGGCTGCAATATCCGGCGGTTGAACTGACGGTGCGAACGGCGACGTCCTCAAGGGCGGCAGCAATGGTTGCCGAAGGAATTGCTGATCTCGCCATATGTTTCTTACGCCACAGAACACAAGATCTGAAGCAGCTAGTAGTCGGACGGTTCGACCTCGGAATCGCCGCAGTCTCCGGTCATCCACTCTCAAATAGGAAAGCGGTAAGCTTTGAAGAGTGCTTGGCGTACCCAATGATTCTTCCCACTGAGGAACTATCGATATTTGAGGAGATTGCACCACTCCTCAGCGTCAGTCCCGACAGCCTGAAGGTAGCTCTTAGAACTGGGTCGCTCGAGCTCATCCGTCGCCTGGCAGTGCAAGGACAAGGGATTGCGTTGGTCAACAGCTTCGGAATTGAGAGGGAGCTACAAGATGGGAAGTTGGTACACGTTCCTTTGACAAACGCCGCAACCAATCTCGGTATATACACGAGGGCTCAGCGGGTTCTTCCCCATGCGGTTGAGGTCTTTCTGAATTTTGCGAGTGCTGAGCTTCGAAGACGTGCTGAAGGTGGACTCCGACGGGCTTGA